The following proteins are encoded in a genomic region of Magnolia sinica isolate HGM2019 chromosome 1, MsV1, whole genome shotgun sequence:
- the LOC131249977 gene encoding putative germin-like protein 2-1, with product MRMRMAAHILVLSLLAFTCSLTHAYDPSPLQDFCVAILEPQPPVFVNGFVCKDPKMVQADDFFFSGLNMPGNTSNKVRSKVTFVTVAQIPGLNTLGISLVRIDIEPYGVNSPHEHPRASEILTVIEGTLYAGFVTSNPDNRLITKILNKGDVFVFPKGLIHFQFNIGKTHAVAIASLSSQFPGVMTISNAVFGSNPPIPDDVLAKAFQVDNKVIDLLKAQF from the exons ATGAGAATGAGGATGGCTGCTCACATCCTTGTACTTTCCCTTCTCGCTTTCACTTGTTCTCTCACACATGCCTATGACCCCAGTCCCTTACAGGACTTCTGTGTTGCCATACTAGAACCACAACCACCAG TATTTGTAAATGGGTTCGTGTGTAAGGACCCAAAGATGGTGCAAGCTGATGATTTCTTTTTCAGTGGACTAAACATGCCGGGCAACACTTCAAATAAGGTTAGGTCCAAAGTTACATTTGTCACTGTGGCTCAGATACCCGGACTCAACACTCTGGGTATATCCCTTGTCCGCATCGACATTGAACCTTACGGTGTCAATTCTCCTCACGAGCATCCACGGGCTTCAGAGATCTTGACAGTCATAGAGGGCACACTCTACGCTGGGTTCGTCACCTCCAACCCTGACAATCGCCTCATAACAAAGATCCTAAATAAGGGTGATGTGTTCGTCTTCCCAAAAGGCCTCATTCACTTCCAATTCAACATTGGCAAAACCCATGCGGTTGCAATCGCCAGTCTGAGCAGCCAGTTCCCTGGTGTCATGACCATATCTAATGCTGTCTTCGGTTCGAATCCGCCTATCCCTGATGATGTTCTCGCAAAGGCCTTCCAAGTGGACAACAAAGTGATTGATTTACTCAAGGCACAGTTCTAG